From the genome of Aeromonas hydrophila subsp. hydrophila ATCC 7966:
GTAGTGGTTGAGGGGACAAGTAGCATCAAGCAATACGGCGACCCTGGGTCGCCGTATTTTTTGAATGATTTATTTGCAAACTTGCACCTGTCTTGATTTTGCCCAACAATCTTTGCGCCTTCTTTTGATACAAACAATCGGTATCTATCAGTCAGGAGTATCCCTATGGGACTCGGTGGAATTCATATCTGGCATTTGTTGATCCTGCTCGTCGTCGTGGTCGTGGTGTTTGGTAGCAAACGCCTTGCCGGCGCCGGGGAAGATCTGGGCACCGCCATCAGGGATTTTCGTAAAGCCTTGCGTGACGATGAATCACAGCCGAAATAAGTGGGAGTTGAATGATGTCCGTAGAAGAGAAAGTGGAATTGAACGAGACCTGTGACAGCTGCGGCTGCTTCGCCGAAATTGGTACCATCATCGGCGAAGGTGACGATGTGATGGAGCTGGTGATCGAGGCCGCAGCAGAAGCCGACGCTCGCGCCAAGCTGGCCGCCTACGAGGCGCTGGCCAAGCAGGTCACTGCCGAAGCCACAAGCAGCAGCGAACTCAGTCAGGGCGCCAACGGCGTGATCCTGAAAGCCCGCCTGCAATTCACCTGCACCGCCGAAAAACTCATTTTCGAGATGCGTGCCCGCTCTATCTGAGCCTGCTGATGACACGGCAGGCTTGCCTGCCGTGTTGACCCTTCTGCTGTGGGTCCACGTTCTATAGTTAGTTATCCCACAGACGGTTTTGCCCGACGCGAGTCGGCCAACAGAAGGCGATCTCATCATGGTTCAGCGCTGGTTCTTCGCCATTTTCCCCACCTTTATTTGCCACCCGTTGGACTGGCTCCCGCTCGCGGCGAAGCAACCGCAGGCGCTTGCATCATGAGACGACGCTGGCTTTGGGGCCTGCTCGCTCTGTGTGCGCTGCCGCTGCTGGCGGCGGATCTCAAGCCGCAACGGCTGCCCCAGCCCGGGGATCTCGCCAGCATATTGCAAAAGAAAGAGCTCAGGGCCCTGGTGGTCTATGAGCGGGGCTTCTTCTTCTTCGACAAGGGGGCCCAGCACGGCATCCTGGTCAACCAGCTGCAGGGATTCGAGCGCTGGCTGAATCAGACCTACCTGGCCAAGGAGAAGATCAAGCTCAAGATCATCTACATCCCGGTGCGTCAGGACAAGCTGCTGGACTACCTCACCGAGGGGCGGGGAGATCTGGTGGCCGCCAACATGACGGTGACGCCGACCCGGCGCGAACAGGTGACCTTCTCTAACCCGGTGATCGCCCCCATCGAAGAGTGGGTGGTGAGCCAGCACAGCCTGCCGACCTTCAACCGCATTACCCAGCTCTCCGGCCGGCGGGTCTGGGTGCGGGCCAGCTCCAGCTATTACGAGAGCCTGCGTCAGCTCAACTGGCTGTTTCGCGAGCTGGGGCTGCCGCCCATCTATATCGAGACGGTGCCTGAATATCTGCAGGACGGGGATCTGCTGGAGATGGTGGCGGCCGGCATCATACCGCTCACCGTGACCGACAGCTTCAAGGGGCGGATCTGGCTCGGCATGATCAGCGGGCTGCGGGCCCACAAGCTGATCCCGCTGCGGGACAATGGCCGCAGCGCCTGGGCCCTGCGCAACAACAGTCCCGAGCTGCTCAAGGCGGTCAACGACTATCTGGCCGATGCCGGCAAGCGTACCCTTTACAGCGACATGGCTCTGCGCCGTCTGCTGGCGCGCAACGACCAGATGAGCAACATACTGGCGCCGGATCCGCTGGGCAGGCTGTCGACCATCCGCAAGGTGCTGGAGCAGCAGGCCGACAAGTATCGGCTGGACTGGCTGATGCTGGCGGCGCTGGCCTACAAGGAGTCAGGGCTCAATGCCAACATCCGTTCCGAACGGGGGGCGGTGGGGATCATGCAGCTGTTGCCGAGCACCGGTGGCGAGGTGGGCATTCGCGGCGCCCGGCTTGCCAGTCTGGAGGGCAATGTGGAGGCGGCTTGCCGCTATATGCGGCTGATCCTCGACACCTATTTCAATGATCCCAAGCTGGACGTGCTCAACCGCCATCTGTTTGCGCTGGCGGCCTACAATGCCGGCCCGAACCGGGTGCAGGCGCTCAGGGCCAAGGCCGAGGCCGCCGGGCTGGATCCCAACGTCTGGTTCGGCAACGTGGAGCAGCTGGTGGCCAATGAGGTGGGCCAGGGGCCCATCAACTATGTCAGCACCATCTACAAGTACTATGTGGCCTACCGTTTCAGCCTGCCCCAGCTAGAGGGCAAGGCGGCCGCCATCGAGGCGGTGGCCCAGCCCTGACGTCCTGCTAGTGCGGTTGGGTGGGCGGGGCGAAGGGCTGCCAGGCCTGATCCTTATGCTGCAAATACCAGGGAGTCAGCTGGCCGCTTGGCGAGGGATCCGGCTCACTAGCCTGCGGTCTGTGACTGATGGCGGGGCGATCCGTGAGTTCCATGGTAAATTCCTTCATCCTGTTGCTACGAGGCCCTTAGCCAGCGTTATGCCATTTCCTCATGACAGGCGGATGACGCCATGATCCCCGCTGAATTCGCCCTGATAGACCAGCCCGAGCTGGCACTCAAACTGCGCTGCCAGCTGATCCGCGGCGCCAGAAGCCGGATCCAGGCCCAGTACTACAGTTGGGAGGAGGACAGCAGCGGCAAGCTGTTGTTGGCGGAGCTGCTGCATGCCGCCCGGCGTGGGGTGCGGGTGCAACTGCTCATCGATGACCTCTATGCCGGCGACAACCGTTTCCTGGAGATGGTGGCCCATCAGCCGGGCATCGAGGTGCGCCTGTTCAATCCCTTCTGGTTGCGTGGCTGGCGGCCGCTGACTCTGCTGCTGGAAGGGCTGCTCAGCTTTCGCCGCATCAATCACCGCATGCACAACAAGCTGTTGCTGGTGGACGGCAGCCAGGCGGTGATCGGCGGTCGCAACATCGGGGATCGTTACTTCGGGCTCGGTGGGGCGCCTCAGTTCGTCGATCTGGATCTCGCCTGCCGCGGCCCGCTCTGCCAGCAGGCCGAGCAGGGGTTCGATCAATTCTGGCGCAGCCGCTGGAGCCACCCGATCCGCCGTCTGCTGCGGCGCCCGCTGCAACGGGCCGAGGTGCAGGTGGTGAACGACTTTCTGCTGACCATGAACGAGCCGCAGGTGGCGGCCGTCTATGACCTGCCTGCCAGCCTGTTCGATCCAGAACCCGTCCCTCTGCGCTGGCATGCCGGACAGGCAGAAGTTTGGTTTGATCGACCCGGCAAGGGGCTGGTGTCTCGACCCACCACCGCCCGCCTGCTTTGGCGTAAGCTGGCCGACAATCAAGGCACCCTGAGTCTGGTCACCCCTTATCTCATCCTGACCCGGGGGCTGCGCCGCCGGCTCAGGCAGCAGCGGCAGGCGGGGGTGAACATTGACATCCTGACCAACTCCCTGGCCAGCACGGATGTGCCGCTGGTGTACGGCGCCTATCGCCGTCACCGCCCCTGGCTGATACGGCAGGGCATCGCACTGTCGGAACTGGAGGGAGAGTCGCTCAGTCTGCACGCCAAGTTGATCCTGGTGGGGGAGGAGGAGGCGCTGCTCGGCAGCTTCAATCTGGATCCGCGCTCTCTGCTGCTCAACACCGAGCTGGTGCTGCATCTGGCTTGTCCCGCATTGTGTGCCGAGTTGCAGCAGTGGCTGGCGACCTGGCAGCAACGCTCTTCCCACTCGGTGGCGGCCCCGCCCTCCACCCTGCGCCGCCTGCTGGCCAGGGTCAGTGACTGGTTGCCACTGCAGCGCTGGTTGTGAGCGGGCCGAGCGTGTGCGAGATCTCGCAAAGCCTTGTGCGCCTTCGAGGATAACGTTTGCCATCCTATGGCGATGAACTGGTTTATCATATTGTTTTTAATCGTATTGTTTTCTGACTGAAGTTCCATGAAGGGTGGCTACTTGCATACATGGGCGCATAAAACGGTTTTTTATTTTATTTATCTGCGTAATATTTCAACTGCAAGGACAACACGGTGGCTTGCCGCCGTGCGGAAGAGGGTCGTGAAGGGAACTGGCCGACTGGATTGCTCCAGCAGGCACCTGCTTCAGATGGGTAGCGGAAACTCAGGAAACAGGAGCAGAGCCCGGCAGGACCGGATTCCAATATGGAACATGCTATTTGCGAGGGGGTGACATGCGAGTGTCACCCCATTTTTTATGGCTCGCTGGCTGAGCCGTGCCCAGAAAAAGACCGCCGATTGGCGGTCTTTTTCTTTGTTCAGCCCGATGGTCCTAGGTCAGGCGATGCCTGCCAGCAGTCGGCTCCAGTTGCGTTTGGCGGCGATGAAGGCATCGTGCAGGTTGCGATACTCCAGCTGCAGCTTCAGTTGGTCATAGCGGGCCAGCGCCTTGCGCTTGCGCTGCTCCAGCAGGCGTTTGCGGCTGGCGTAGTAGTGCTGCAACTGCTGGTTCAGCTTGTCGTACTCCTCCTGCAGCAGGGCCTGCCACAGATCCCTGTCATCCTGCTTGCGCAACTTGGCCTGGGCCCGTTTCAGCTGCATCTCCAGCCTGGCCTGTTCGATCCGCTCTTCCGGACAGGCGCGCAGATCCCGGGTCAGCCCGCACCAGGAGGCGCTGCGGATCAGCCACTTGGTGGGATCGAACTGCCACCAGTGGATGCCGTTGCGATAGTCGTTCTCGAACAGGTGATGAAAGTTGTGGTAACCCTCGCCGAAGGTGAAGAAGGCCAGGATGCCGTTGTCCCGTGCGCTGTTGCGGTCGGTGAAGGGCTGGCTGCCCCAGATGTGGGCCAGCGAGTTGATGAAGAAGGTGGTGTGATGAGTCATCACCATGCGCAGCACCCCGGCCAGCAGCAACATACCGAGCAGGTCGCCGTGGACGAGCCCCAGCAGCAGCGGGATGCCGATGTTGGTAGCCAGGGTCAGCGCCAGATAGTGCTTGTGCTGGAAAACGACGATGGGGTTGTTCTGCAGATCCCGCACATTGCTGTAGTCGTGATAGGTTTCACCCTGGTATTCGCGCAGCATCCAGCCGATGTGGGAGTACCAGAAACCACGTCCCGCGCTGTAGGGATCCTGCTGGTTGTCATCCACGTGGCGATGGTGGCGGCGATGGTCGGAAGACCAGTGCAGGGCCGAGTTTTGCAGGGCGAGGGCACCGCCGATGGCGAAGATCCACTGCAGGATCGGGTGTGCCTTGTAGGCCTTGTGGGACCAGAGCCGGTGGTAGCCGGCGGTGATGGAGATGCCGCAATAGCAGAACAGCAGCAGGAAGCTGCCCCACTGCCAGAGGTCATAACCATGGGTCATGCCGTACCAGGGCACGGCGATCAGTGCGGTCAGCCCGGAGAGGGCAAACAGCAGGGTGTTGGTCATGATGATCGGGGGGCGTTCCATCTCACTCGGTTCCTTTCAGCGAACAGCTGTGCGCCATTCTCCATGCAGCCAGAATTCGGGTCAATGGAAAAAAGTAGGAGACAAACCTGATCCTGGCGCAGCCTTCGGGTTATCATTTGGCCTCGATAACCTGAAGGTGACTGTTTTCGTGGGTATTCGCGCGCAACAAAAAGAAAAAACCCGGCGTACTCTGATCGAGGCGGCGTTCAGCCAACTGTGCGCCAACCGCAGTTTTTCCAACCTCAGCCTGCGGGAAGTGGCGCGGGAGGCCGGCATAGCGCCCACCTCCTTCTATCGTCACTTTCGCGACATGGAGGAGCTGGGGTTGACCCTGGTGGATGAAGGCGGCCTGACACTGCGCCAGCTGATGCGCCAGGCGCGCCAGCGCATCGCCGGGGGCGGCAGCGTCATCAGCACCTCGGTGCAGACCTTCATGGAGTTCGTCGAGAACAATCCGAACATCTTCCGGCTGCTGCTGCGCGAGCGCTCCGGCACTTCGGCGGCATTCCGGCAGGCGGTAGCGCGGGAGATCCAGCACTTCATCGCCGAGCTGACCGATTACCTCGAGGCCACCACGGGGGCGCCGCGGGAAGAGGCCTACATCCAGGCCGAAGCCATGGTGACCATCGTCTTCAGCGCCGGTGCCGATGCCCTCGATATGACCAGCGAGGAGTGCCGGGCTCTGTCCGATCGCACCATCCGTCAGCTGCGCATGATCGCCATGGGCGCCGAGGTCCAGAACCAGAAGCGCCGTGAACCTCTCTCTTAAGTCAAAGGATGGACAGCTCCATGCATGATCAGAACCCGATCCCGAAGAAACCCCTGCTGCTGGCCCTGCTCATCGGCATCTGTGGTGATGCCTCTCTGACGGTCTTGTCAGAGTCGGTGGTGCCCTTCTCCTTCTTCCCGATGATCGCCCTGGTGCTGGCTGCCTATCAGCTCTACCAGCACTATCGTCATGTCTCGCTGGAAGGCAACACACCCGTTTGCATGCTGCTCTGCTTCTTCATCGGCGTGTTCGGCCACTCGGCGCTGGTCAAGGTGCAGTACCCCGAGCTTGGCAGCAACTTCTTCTCGCTGATCATGATGTTGCTGCTGCTGGCCGTGCTCTCCATCAAGCTCGGCATCAGCGTGGGGAAAAAAGAGAAGGAGTGACCAGCACTCCTTCCAGAACCACCATGACAGAGCCGGGATTACCCGGCTTTGTTGTCTGTGCCGCGCTGTTTGGCATCGACGATGGCCTGCAGCCTGGTGCGGATCTCCACCATGCCGAACACCCCGAACACCAGCACCTGGGTGAACTCGAGCCGGCTCACCGCGAAGTAGGGCTTGCAGGCCGCCTTGACCATGCTGGCCTGCACCCAGTGCATCAGGGCTACGATCACGCCGCACACCGGCAGAAAGCCGTTGAGTTTGCCCGGCAGCGGGGCAATCAGGCTGACCAGCACGCCGAACCAGAAGAACAGGATGAGGCCCATCGCCAACAGATTAAACACCCGCTTCATCGTTTACCTCCCGCAGATAGAGCTGATAGCAGACCTGATTTGATCGGCCTGCTTGTCCTTGAGCCGTTGTCCAAATTGACGGGGAGGGGCACCGCGCCCATCTCCCCCCTTTAAACCGCAGCGTCATGCTTGGTGTCTCGCAGATAGAGCTGATAGCAGACCTGGCCTGCCTGTTTGTCCTTGAGTAGTTGCCAGCTGGCCGGCAGCGGCAGATCGGCCATCTCCTTCTCCCGCTCCAGATAGATGAGGGCGTCCGGTGCCAGCCAGCCGCGTTGCTCCAGCAGCTCGCACACCTGAGGCAGCAGCTCGCGGCGAAAGGGGGGATCCAGAAACACCAGATCGAACGGCGTGGCCGGCCCCTGCAGCCAGCTGACGGCATCGGACTGGATCACCTGGCCCTGGCTGCTGCCAAGGGTGGTCAGGTTCTTCTTGATCTGGTCGGCGGCGCCCTTGTCCATCTCGATCAGGGTGACCTGCTCGGCATAGCGCGACAGCGCCTCCAGCCCCAGGCCGCCGCTGCCGGCGAACAGATCCAGACAGCGGGTGCCACGGACATGCGGAGCCAGCCAGTTGAAGATGGTCTCCTTGACGCGATCCGTGGTGGGTCTGAGTCCTTCCACATCCCTGACCGGCAGTTTGCGGCCTCGCCACTGACCGCTGATGATTCTTACAAAGCCCGATTTCCCCTGCGGGGCTGGGCTCTTGCTCGGGCCGTTACGGCTGGATTTCACTCTGGGCATCGCGTTTCGTCGTCAGAAAATAAAGTGGTAGTATAAGGCGGTTCATTTTTATGCCGACCCGCCGAGGGACGGCTATCTTAGCAGTCAGCCTTTGATGTGAGTATTTTTAGATGGCAAAAGGTTTGTTTTCCTGGCTGGGTTTCGGCCGCAAGAAAGAAGAGGCTGAGGCTGTCCAACCACAGACACCGCAAGCCACCCCGATTACCGCTGAGCCCGAGGTCGCTGCTGCCCCCGCTCCCGTTTCCGATCCTACGCCAGCCGTGGCGGCTGAAGTGCCCGCCAGCGCACAGAATTCCGTTTTGCACGATGATTGCTGCCCACCTGCCGAACTGGACGACCATGGTCCGCTGGTAGTGGAGGAGTGTGCCTCCGATCTGGAGCCGGTGATCGTCAATGAAGCCCTGCTGGCCGAAGAGGAGCGTGCCGCTGCGCAAGCGCAGGCTCAAGAGGCTGCCCGTGTTGCTGCCGAGCTCAAGGCTGCGCAAGAAGTTCGTATTGCTGCCGAAGCCCGTGCCGCAGAAGAGGCTCGCATTGCCGCCGAGGCCCGTACCGCAGAAGAAGCGCGTCTTGCCGCCGAGGCCCGTGCCGCAGAAGAGGCTCGTATTGCCGCCGAGGCCCGCGCCGCAGAAGAGGCGCGTCTTGCTGCCGAAGCCCGTGCCGCAGAAGAGGCTCGTGTTGCTGCCGAAGCCCGCGCCGTGAAAGAGGCTCGCATTGCTGCCGAAGCCAGCGCCGCAGAAGAGACGCGTATTGCTGCCGAAGCCCGCGCCGCAGAAGAGGCTCGTATTGCCGCCGAGGCCCGCGCCGCAGAAGAAGCGCGTCTTGCTGCCGAAGCCCGCGCCGCAGAAGAGGCGCGTATTGCTGCCGAGGCCCGTGCCGCAGAAGAGGCTCGTCTTGCTGCCGAAGCTCGTGCCGCAGAAGAGGCTCGTCTTGCTGCCGAAGCGCAAGCTGCCGAGGAAGCCCGTCTCGCCAAAGAGGCCCAGCGAGTGGAAGATCTGCGCCTGGTCGCCGAGATGGAGGCTGAGGCCGCTGCCCTGGCCGCCCTGCCGCTGGCCGCCAAGGTGGATGACGACACCCAGGAGAAGCCGCAGCGGGAGGGTTTCTTCGCCCGCCTCAAGCGCAGTCTGGTGCGCACCAGAGAGAATATTGGCTCCGGTTTCTTCGGCCTGTTCCGTGGCAAGAAGATCGACGACGAGCTGTTCGAGGAGCTGGAGACCCAGCTGCTGACCGCCGATCTCGGCGTCGATACCACCAGCCGCATCATCGAAGGGTTGGTGCAGCACGCGGATCGCAAGCAGCTCAAGGATGCCGAGGCACTCTACGGCCTGCTCAAGCAGGACATGGGCGAAATGCTGGCCAAGGTCGAGCAGCCACTGGTGATCGACACTAGCAAGAAGCCTTACGTCATCCTGATGGTGGGCGTGAACGGCGTCGGCAAGACCACCACCATCGGCAAGCTGGCCAAGCAGTTCCAGGCCGAAGGCAAGAGCGTCATGCTGGCCGCCGGCGATACCTTCCGTGCCGCCGCCGTCGAGCAGCTGCAGGTGTGGGGTCAGCGCAACAACATCCCGGTGATCGCCCAGCACACCGGCGCCGATTCCGCCTCCGTCATCTATGACGCCATCGAGGCTGCCCGCTCCCGCGGCGCCGACGTATTGATCGCCGACACCGCCGGTCGCCTGCAGAACAAGAGCAACCTGATGGAAGAGCTCAAGAAGGTGGTGCGGGTGATGAAGAAGCTGGACGATGCGGCGCCCCACGAGATCATGCTGACTCTGGATGCAGGCACCGGCCAGAACGCCCTGAGTCAGGCCAAGCTGTTCAGCGAGGCGGTGGGCCTGACCGGCATCACCCTCACCAAGCTGGACGGCACCGCCAAGGGCGGCGTCATCTTCGCGGTGGCCGACAAGTTCCAGATCCCGATCCGCTACATCGGGGTGGGCGAGGGGATCGACGATCTGCGTCCGTTCGTCGCCAACGACTTCATCGAGGCGCTTTTCAGTCGCGAGGAGTGATCTCCTTCGCGATGAGCAAGCTCGGGCGCCGCGAGTCGTGCGCCCCCAGCCCCGACCCTGGTCGGGGTTGGTCACTGTCAGGGAACCGTTATGATCCGTTTTGACAAGGTCAGCAAGGTCTACAGCGGCGGCCATCAGGCGCTGCAGAAGGTCAGTTTTCACCTGCGCAAGGGGGAGATGGCCTTCCTGACCGGACACTCGGGTGCAGGCAAGAGTACCCTCCTCAAACTCATCAGTGTGATGGAACGGCCCACCGACGGCCGTGTGTTCTTTCATGGCGACGACGTCAGCCATATCAAGCGGGGGGAGATCCCCTATGTGCGCCGCCAGATCGGCATGATCTTCCAGGATCACCGGCTGCTGATGGACCGCACCGTGTTCGACAACGTGGCGTTGCCGCTGGTGATCGACGGTT
Proteins encoded in this window:
- the rsmD gene encoding 16S rRNA (guanine(966)-N(2))-methyltransferase RsmD → MPRVKSSRNGPSKSPAPQGKSGFVRIISGQWRGRKLPVRDVEGLRPTTDRVKETIFNWLAPHVRGTRCLDLFAGSGGLGLEALSRYAEQVTLIEMDKGAADQIKKNLTTLGSSQGQVIQSDAVSWLQGPATPFDLVFLDPPFRRELLPQVCELLEQRGWLAPDALIYLEREKEMADLPLPASWQLLKDKQAGQVCYQLYLRDTKHDAAV
- the ftsY gene encoding signal recognition particle-docking protein FtsY; the protein is MAKGLFSWLGFGRKKEEAEAVQPQTPQATPITAEPEVAAAPAPVSDPTPAVAAEVPASAQNSVLHDDCCPPAELDDHGPLVVEECASDLEPVIVNEALLAEEERAAAQAQAQEAARVAAELKAAQEVRIAAEARAAEEARIAAEARTAEEARLAAEARAAEEARIAAEARAAEEARLAAEARAAEEARVAAEARAVKEARIAAEASAAEETRIAAEARAAEEARIAAEARAAEEARLAAEARAAEEARIAAEARAAEEARLAAEARAAEEARLAAEAQAAEEARLAKEAQRVEDLRLVAEMEAEAAALAALPLAAKVDDDTQEKPQREGFFARLKRSLVRTRENIGSGFFGLFRGKKIDDELFEELETQLLTADLGVDTTSRIIEGLVQHADRKQLKDAEALYGLLKQDMGEMLAKVEQPLVIDTSKKPYVILMVGVNGVGKTTTIGKLAKQFQAEGKSVMLAAGDTFRAAAVEQLQVWGQRNNIPVIAQHTGADSASVIYDAIEAARSRGADVLIADTAGRLQNKSNLMEELKKVVRVMKKLDDAAPHEIMLTLDAGTGQNALSQAKLFSEAVGLTGITLTKLDGTAKGGVIFAVADKFQIPIRYIGVGEGIDDLRPFVANDFIEALFSREE
- a CDS encoding YijD family membrane protein, whose protein sequence is MHDQNPIPKKPLLLALLIGICGDASLTVLSESVVPFSFFPMIALVLAAYQLYQHYRHVSLEGNTPVCMLLCFFIGVFGHSALVKVQYPELGSNFFSLIMMLLLLAVLSIKLGISVGKKEKE
- a CDS encoding phospholipase D family protein yields the protein MIPAEFALIDQPELALKLRCQLIRGARSRIQAQYYSWEEDSSGKLLLAELLHAARRGVRVQLLIDDLYAGDNRFLEMVAHQPGIEVRLFNPFWLRGWRPLTLLLEGLLSFRRINHRMHNKLLLVDGSQAVIGGRNIGDRYFGLGGAPQFVDLDLACRGPLCQQAEQGFDQFWRSRWSHPIRRLLRRPLQRAEVQVVNDFLLTMNEPQVAAVYDLPASLFDPEPVPLRWHAGQAEVWFDRPGKGLVSRPTTARLLWRKLADNQGTLSLVTPYLILTRGLRRRLRQQRQAGVNIDILTNSLASTDVPLVYGAYRRHRPWLIRQGIALSELEGESLSLHAKLILVGEEEALLGSFNLDPRSLLLNTELVLHLACPALCAELQQWLATWQQRSSHSVAAPPSTLRRLLARVSDWLPLQRWL
- a CDS encoding DUF406 family protein; amino-acid sequence: MSVEEKVELNETCDSCGCFAEIGTIIGEGDDVMELVIEAAAEADARAKLAAYEALAKQVTAEATSSSELSQGANGVILKARLQFTCTAEKLIFEMRARSI
- a CDS encoding MltF family protein; this translates as MRRRWLWGLLALCALPLLAADLKPQRLPQPGDLASILQKKELRALVVYERGFFFFDKGAQHGILVNQLQGFERWLNQTYLAKEKIKLKIIYIPVRQDKLLDYLTEGRGDLVAANMTVTPTRREQVTFSNPVIAPIEEWVVSQHSLPTFNRITQLSGRRVWVRASSSYYESLRQLNWLFRELGLPPIYIETVPEYLQDGDLLEMVAAGIIPLTVTDSFKGRIWLGMISGLRAHKLIPLRDNGRSAWALRNNSPELLKAVNDYLADAGKRTLYSDMALRRLLARNDQMSNILAPDPLGRLSTIRKVLEQQADKYRLDWLMLAALAYKESGLNANIRSERGAVGIMQLLPSTGGEVGIRGARLASLEGNVEAACRYMRLILDTYFNDPKLDVLNRHLFALAAYNAGPNRVQALRAKAEAAGLDPNVWFGNVEQLVANEVGQGPINYVSTIYKYYVAYRFSLPQLEGKAAAIEAVAQP
- the tatA gene encoding twin-arginine translocase TatA/TatE family subunit, with the translated sequence MGLGGIHIWHLLILLVVVVVVFGSKRLAGAGEDLGTAIRDFRKALRDDESQPK
- a CDS encoding fatty acid desaturase, with the protein product MERPPIIMTNTLLFALSGLTALIAVPWYGMTHGYDLWQWGSFLLLFCYCGISITAGYHRLWSHKAYKAHPILQWIFAIGGALALQNSALHWSSDHRRHHRHVDDNQQDPYSAGRGFWYSHIGWMLREYQGETYHDYSNVRDLQNNPIVVFQHKHYLALTLATNIGIPLLLGLVHGDLLGMLLLAGVLRMVMTHHTTFFINSLAHIWGSQPFTDRNSARDNGILAFFTFGEGYHNFHHLFENDYRNGIHWWQFDPTKWLIRSASWCGLTRDLRACPEERIEQARLEMQLKRAQAKLRKQDDRDLWQALLQEEYDKLNQQLQHYYASRKRLLEQRKRKALARYDQLKLQLEYRNLHDAFIAAKRNWSRLLAGIA
- a CDS encoding DUF1145 domain-containing protein, which translates into the protein MKRVFNLLAMGLILFFWFGVLVSLIAPLPGKLNGFLPVCGVIVALMHWVQASMVKAACKPYFAVSRLEFTQVLVFGVFGMVEIRTRLQAIVDAKQRGTDNKAG
- the fabR gene encoding HTH-type transcriptional repressor FabR, whose protein sequence is MGIRAQQKEKTRRTLIEAAFSQLCANRSFSNLSLREVAREAGIAPTSFYRHFRDMEELGLTLVDEGGLTLRQLMRQARQRIAGGGSVISTSVQTFMEFVENNPNIFRLLLRERSGTSAAFRQAVAREIQHFIAELTDYLEATTGAPREEAYIQAEAMVTIVFSAGADALDMTSEECRALSDRTIRQLRMIAMGAEVQNQKRREPLS